The following nucleotide sequence is from Nitrospinota bacterium.
ACCCGCTGGGCCTAACCACCGGACAATTTGTCATCCTTCGCGGCGGCTCCTTCGAGGATGAAGCATATTTTCTCAGATCCGCCTCCCGCTACTGGTACCCGCCGACCTTGAAGCACCACAACCTGGGGTTTCGGTGCGCCGCCAACCCCATGGAAATCAAAGAGGGGAATCTGCAATGACCGTCAAAAATGTTTTTTTCCTGACGGCCTTTTTTTAGCCTTCCTTCTGTGTTCACAAGTGGGTTGGGCGGAAACGGAGGAACTTCTGCACACGATAACGAGCGGAAAATCCCCCATGCATGACAAAAAATTCAACGCCGCCTATGTAAAAAAGGAGTTCGAAGTGACCCTCGACAAACCAGGTTTTTACGATTATTTTTGCGAACTGCATCAGGCCATCATGCGCGGCGTGATCATTGTTGAAGAAGCGGGATCGCCTCCATAAACTGCCAATCATAATTCATCATCATTTTACCTCGCCAATCGCCCTTTGTATCAATTCTGCTGGTGGAACGCCCTTTAGCATCCCATTTTCATCGTATACTCTACATTTTTTGCTATATCCTTCTGATGTGGATTCGTGTGTATCATCAATATCTTTTCCGTTTATACGAATGGTTGGGGAACCGGGGAATTTTAACCCTTCTGCCATTGCATCCGATTCGACCTGAATCATTTTAACCGGCGATTCAATTCCTTCTTTTCTTAGAATCATTTTAAGAAGATTCAAAGCCGGTTGGTAACTCGCACATCCATCAAAATATAAAAATTCAATTTTCATTTTTTTAATAAAGGGTGCTCTTGTATAAAATCTTGCATCCAAGGAACAATACGCTCGTGCGCATCTTCCACCACGTAATGACCGGCATCCTGCAACTCATGCACTTCTGCTTCAGGGAAATATTCCTTCCAGCGCTGTAAAAAATGATCGTTGAAACAGAAATCCTGCTTGCCCCAGATGATCAACATGGGCCGGTCGTTGAACTGGTGTAAATTTTCCTGGATGGATTTAACGACCGGGTAACTAGGGATTCCCGGATGCATGGGAATATCTTGAATGAACCGTAAAATCCCAATACGATTGGCATATGTATTATACGGTGCCAGATAACCTTCTCGGACTTTTTCAGTCAATCGTTCGCGGTGTACGCAGGCGCGGGCAAAAGCCCCCCGCACAAACGCATTGCACAGAAGAATCGCTATCGGGCCCAATACCGGAAGCCGACAGAAATTGATACTTGCGGGAATATGGTCGGACAAAAAGGCGGCGGTATTAAAAACAACTATTCGGGCAATTTTTTCAGGATTGCGAACTGCAAACCCCATCCCGATCGCCCCACCCCAGTCGTGCAGAACCAGGGTGATATTTTTTAATTGCAGGGAATCGACCAGGGTTTCCAGATTTTCAATATGCTGGGAAAGTGTGTAATTGTATTTAAATGGTTTTTCGGAAAATCCGCAACCGATATGATCTGGAACCACACAGCGGTATTTATCTCTCAATCCAAGCACCAGATTGCGATAATAAAATGACCACGTGGGATTGCCATGCAACATCAGCAGAACCTCCCCTTGGCCTTCGTCCAGATAATTGTAACGAAGTGCCCCAAGATTCAGTGACCGGGCCTGAAAAGGATAGAGTTCTTCGAATTGTTGAAACCGGATCACCACTCGATACCTAACATGAGGCTATTGAGTCCACTGCCGATCCCCAGAAGAGCCGCGTGACTCCCCTTCTGCAAAACGCCCTGCTCTTCTCCCATTGCCAGGGTGACGGGAAGCGAGGCAGACCCGGTATTCCCCAACGTTTCCAGGGTGGTGAAATCCTTTGCCAGATCCATTTCAATAGTTTCTAAAAGGAGTTTTCGGTGCATCGTTCCGACCTGATGGCAGAACACACGATCCACATCGTCATTTTTCCAGTTCATAGTGCGCTTAAAAGATTGCCAGGTTTCCCCGGCCAAAGCACAGCCTTCCTTCATCAAAGTCTCGGAATCGGTATCCATTAAAGGGGCCCCTTTAAAACTGCTTCCGCTGCTCTCACTTCCCCTGCACAGATCGTTGAACTGGGTTGCGGCAAAGGAGACTCCTCCCAACAACCGATGGCCCGTTTGTGATATGTTTTTGTGCGTCAGCAGAACACCAACCGCCGCAGAGCCTATGGTCAGGGAAGCGAAAGACTTTTTAATATCTTTGCGCGTCACCCCAGGGGTTGAAAGAAGAGTTTCGATGGTGTTGAAAACCAGGGGTCCGCCATTTTCTCCGGCCACCACCAATCCTGCCTGAATGTGCCCAAGCTCAATCATATTGGCAATGTGCACCATGCCGTTGAGAACTCCCAAGCAGGCATTGGATATGTCGAATACCTGCGATTCTTCTGGTAATCGCAAATTATGGTGGATCAGGGAAGCGGTCGCAGGCTCCAGGAAATCCCTGCAAACCGAACCGCTGATCAGGCACCCGATCAGCGAACGGTCGATTCCGGATTTCGCCAGGACCTTCTCTCCGGCAAGCGTGCTGATTTCGCTCGGCATCACTCCTTCATCCCAAAACCTGCGCTCACGAATTCCCGTCATCAACTGAAGACGACCCAAGGGAAGTTTTAATTTTTCGTATAAGGGCGCCATCCGGTTTTCCAGATCTTCAGAAGTGATCACGCTATCCGGCAAATGGTAGGCCAACGCCTCAACATTAACGTTATTAAATCGCATGCTCTCCCATTTCCATTTTCCTCCTCAAGTCTTCAACAAGGCAAGGTTTTATACTTTGAATTAGTCGGTTATAAAAATAAAAGGACATGAGGACTTACTTATGAGTTACCGTTGGAAGGATTCTTTCCGTAGCGAATGGGAAAATCCAGTTATTTTTCGAAAAACATAGAGGGGGAAATAATCTGAGATAACTTTAATAATTAATCAAATGGTGCGGAGGGACAAATCAATACTCCGATCAATCACCGCCACCACAGTCCCCGCCGCCTGCATCATTGTCATAAAAATCACTTCCACCGCTGTCCATTCCCCCACTTCCAGAGCGGCTTTTACTAAAACCATATTGCCGTGGCGACTTCACAATATCCGTTAAAAACCGAAGCAACAAAACACAATATATAAAAAAAGCTAAAACCAACCATTTCCAGTCAAACTGGTTCAACTGGGGATATTGAATGTAGGCCCAAATCAGGATGGGAAAACCCAATAGAGTGATTATGAACTTCATTAATCAGCCTTTGAAAAACAGTAAGTGACAACCTATTTTAAGGCTTTTCTGCGGGAAATCTAATTTTATCCTAATAACGAGGTCGTTTGCCTGTTACCAATAAAAAAGCCCCTGGCGTTGATTTTTATCAACAGCCAAGGGGCTTTTAAATTTCTTAAACAATATAAACCTGCTTTTCTAGGCCTCTACCTTTTTTTTGGGTAGAAAATCTTCCAACCCAGCGCCACCGGCAATGGCGTCTTCCATCAACTTGACCGATACAGCGATTCCCTTTTCACAAACTTCCAGGGAAATATCTTTAATATTATTGGCTCCTGCATAGCCCATGACCCGTGTTTCAGTATTGTCACGCATGAAGCCTTTAGGAACCCGTTCCAACCGCTCCAAAGCTTCCTTGGACCAGTTAAAATCTTCCGGAAGAAAAGTACCGCCAAACTCCATGACTTCCTGAATCGTTTTTGGAGTGCCATTGGTCTTGCCATTGGTCTTGCCATTGCCATTAACATTTTCCTTGATGGCTTTTTCATTGACGATTTTACTGGCAAACGCGACAGAGACAGCGGAAATTTTCTGGATGCGTGCATTCTTCTCGATCCTGGCCTGAGCTCTGCGCCGCACATGACCTTCAGGAAACCCTTCCAGATAAGCCAAAGCTTCCTGCGTCCAGCTGACTTCCACGTCATCGAAAGTGGTGAAAGTGGTGACTTCCTTCTCTTCGGCTTCATCGGGCTTGAACTCTTCCTTGTCGATCGGTAAAAATCTCTCTGATGTCGCGCTGCAAACTCCGCACTTGACAACATCTCCCCTCAAAATAGATCCACAACTGGTGCACTTGAGAGTGACTTCCTCAGCGCTTTTCCCAGCATGAGCTTCCATCATTTGTTCTTTCAATTTACCAAGAACTTCAGGGCTGCCGGGGTCCATGCCTTCCTTCTGCATGTTTTCCCCAATTTGCCGCATGGCCTGCATGGCTCCGGCGGGCAGGATATTTTGCACCGCTTCTGTGATGACACTGGACGTGATCATGCTGTGTCCTCTTTCCAGGGCATACCGCAGGATGGCACTGGTGGCCATGGGACGAACAAAACCGGGAATCTTTAGCAAGCGTTCCTTGGCTTCCGCTGTCCATTCGATGCTTTCCTCAGCCTCCATTTCGATCGGTGGCTTGAACACCTTGCTGGACAGAAAAACGTTACACGGAACGAGACGCAAAAGATTTTCTGTGTTTCCGCCAATGTCCATGTCAGGGGAACTGTGCACTCCGATGCGACCCAGGATCAAGAGGTACGGGTTTTCCTCACGGGCATATTGCAAAACTTTTTCAAAAACCTTTCCATCCAACAGACGGATGGTGCATTCGAGCCCCTCTTCTTCCACGAGTTTTTTAGAGATTTCCAAATGAGCCTGATAGATCTTGGCCAGCCCTTTATCGATGATGTCCTCATGCAGTTTTTCCTGTTGCTCAAACTTGAAGACTTTTCCAGCTTCCTTAGTGAGAACACCGGTGAGACTGTTGAACATCGCGTAGTGGAAATAAGGATCAAAGGTGGAAATAACTTCCAGGGGGCGATTCAACTGTTTGGCCAAATCGATAGCTGTTTTCAATCCGCCATAGGCATGACCGCTACCATCGACGGCAACCACGATTTTTCCGCTGGTCGCTTTTTCCCCATGCAATGCAGGAAGATTTTTGACGACAAGCGTATCCGTTTGAATGCGGCGGATGACCCGTTCGGTAACTGTACCCATCTGGCTGTCCCGGATGGCTCCCAATCCCAAGGCACCTATGATCACCAGATCGTAATCCGACTCCTTGATATCCCGAACCAGTTCGATCCAGTTCCGGCCCTCAAGCGATTTCCCCACGAATTTTAATTTCTCTTCCGCACACCTTCTCTTGGGGACTTCCAGATAAGAATCGGTGATGACTTCCATACCTTTTGTGATCAACTGGTCGTGAATGTTTCGCTGTTTTTCGAGCTCCTGTTCATCCTGGTATTCTTCTGGCAAACCACTTTCCATTTGCCGGAAACGGACATCATGCATTTTCGCCGCGTACACGTGGCTGGCGGTGATGGTGGTTTCGCCTTGTTTTGCAAATCCCAGAGCCAGTTCAATACATTCGTTTGAATAATCAGAATTGTCTACGGGCAAATAAATATTTTTAAACATTTGGTTTATCTCTCCCTCACAACTTCCATAAAAATAAGGCGTTTGCTCGTCAAATGACAGAATAGAGTCGTTGTATATACGATTAATTCTTCTAACAGCAAAGAATATAAACTTGGAAATTCGGTCGCTACTTGTTGACGGATTCTAACAAATTATACCACTCTGTCAATGATAAAAGACTGTTGGTTAGCACTGTATTTCCAAACCTTTACTGGCATTCCAAATCATCCTGAAAACTTGAAAAGGGAACTTGTTTTGATTAAGAGACTAATATTTAGCAATAAGTCCCAATTTTTTAAAAACTTTTACATTCCGCCGAAATATTCAAACTCATTGAAAGTTTGTATCGAACGGCAATATCGGCTCACCCCGAGCAAAGATGTTTTGCCTCCCCCATAAATTTTAGCTAAAATACCCCGGCTTCTCCAACTTCATGAAAAATTAAATACCCCAGCTACACAAAAACCGTACACTTTAAAACAATAGAAACTTGTTCTCCGGAAATCATTCAAAAAAAAACCGGATATCGTATAACTCCTTGAGGAGGGTTTGATGTTATTTGCCAGTAAAGATGAAATAACCAGTCAATTAAAAGGCGTTTTGGA
It contains:
- a CDS encoding DUF2703 domain-containing protein, which encodes MKIEFLYFDGCASYQPALNLLKMILRKEGIESPVKMIQVESDAMAEGLKFPGSPTIRINGKDIDDTHESTSEGYSKKCRVYDENGMLKGVPPAELIQRAIGEVK
- a CDS encoding plastocyanin/azurin family copper-binding protein, producing the protein MHDKKFNAAYVKKEFEVTLDKPGFYDYFCELHQAIMRGVIIVEEAGSPP
- a CDS encoding 3-oxoacyl-ACP synthase III, with product MRFNNVNVEALAYHLPDSVITSEDLENRMAPLYEKLKLPLGRLQLMTGIRERRFWDEGVMPSEISTLAGEKVLAKSGIDRSLIGCLISGSVCRDFLEPATASLIHHNLRLPEESQVFDISNACLGVLNGMVHIANMIELGHIQAGLVVAGENGGPLVFNTIETLLSTPGVTRKDIKKSFASLTIGSAAVGVLLTHKNISQTGHRLLGGVSFAATQFNDLCRGSESSGSSFKGAPLMDTDSETLMKEGCALAGETWQSFKRTMNWKNDDVDRVFCHQVGTMHRKLLLETIEMDLAKDFTTLETLGNTGSASLPVTLAMGEEQGVLQKGSHAALLGIGSGLNSLMLGIEW
- a CDS encoding universal stress protein, whose translation is MFKNIYLPVDNSDYSNECIELALGFAKQGETTITASHVYAAKMHDVRFRQMESGLPEEYQDEQELEKQRNIHDQLITKGMEVITDSYLEVPKRRCAEEKLKFVGKSLEGRNWIELVRDIKESDYDLVIIGALGLGAIRDSQMGTVTERVIRRIQTDTLVVKNLPALHGEKATSGKIVVAVDGSGHAYGGLKTAIDLAKQLNRPLEVISTFDPYFHYAMFNSLTGVLTKEAGKVFKFEQQEKLHEDIIDKGLAKIYQAHLEISKKLVEEEGLECTIRLLDGKVFEKVLQYAREENPYLLILGRIGVHSSPDMDIGGNTENLLRLVPCNVFLSSKVFKPPIEMEAEESIEWTAEAKERLLKIPGFVRPMATSAILRYALERGHSMITSSVITEAVQNILPAGAMQAMRQIGENMQKEGMDPGSPEVLGKLKEQMMEAHAGKSAEEVTLKCTSCGSILRGDVVKCGVCSATSERFLPIDKEEFKPDEAEEKEVTTFTTFDDVEVSWTQEALAYLEGFPEGHVRRRAQARIEKNARIQKISAVSVAFASKIVNEKAIKENVNGNGKTNGKTNGTPKTIQEVMEFGGTFLPEDFNWSKEALERLERVPKGFMRDNTETRVMGYAGANNIKDISLEVCEKGIAVSVKLMEDAIAGGAGLEDFLPKKKVEA
- a CDS encoding alpha/beta fold hydrolase; its protein translation is MVIRFQQFEELYPFQARSLNLGALRYNYLDEGQGEVLLMLHGNPTWSFYYRNLVLGLRDKYRCVVPDHIGCGFSEKPFKYNYTLSQHIENLETLVDSLQLKNITLVLHDWGGAIGMGFAVRNPEKIARIVVFNTAAFLSDHIPASINFCRLPVLGPIAILLCNAFVRGAFARACVHRERLTEKVREGYLAPYNTYANRIGILRFIQDIPMHPGIPSYPVVKSIQENLHQFNDRPMLIIWGKQDFCFNDHFLQRWKEYFPEAEVHELQDAGHYVVEDAHERIVPWMQDFIQEHPLLKK